A stretch of the Oxyura jamaicensis isolate SHBP4307 breed ruddy duck chromosome 4, BPBGC_Ojam_1.0, whole genome shotgun sequence genome encodes the following:
- the LOC118167198 gene encoding rho GTPase-activating protein 20-like isoform X1, giving the protein MKPIVQRRRSTPSAITKALSKSRYHSRETTLSSSHSDNGLPSWMFSSPGSTFILDERVQLTVGFQTQERHLILFSDMLIIAKSKSSASLKLKKQVHLSEVWTGTCLSEVTEKKMSPENSFVIGWPIINYVVTFSSADVKERWLSALLWHISEIKQNEYLKNLTLQIFVLDADNCSSTTAVNVSNVETAESVLKKTLLQIGLHGRTNDHHLWVISGKDEPAYPLIGHEHPFSIALNCLRDSVDQQQGTNNNTLLADGSEASFLEQLPKEKQCQFVLKPRLHVPLQLKRESLQKHTKRKKSLIDWALRRSTSTPTDSPPSQSPTTPRKLFGLSLSSVCPDGILPKPIMDMLLLLYHEGPSTRGIFRRSANAKTCKELKEKLNSGDDVQVDGESVFVAAAVITDFLRNIPDSVLSSDMHGLWMEAVDTENRAHKIEAIKSLVSQLPDANLILLRHLFGVLHHIEQNSRVNQMNAFNLALCIAPNMLWLPSPTGPEEESRSTKKVAMLVQFLIENSAEIFGGDIASLFQRSDKKKSKNSEESLGIGLAQNDDSSDELEFSACDPERPKHCLVPETDAIFEQSSSLLLDEEQEDWDLFSEITACYQSKAQNNTSADSYDLLEEEGSFCSIGSIRSLSPARDRCSSEPSVCLSSQLPAQSHEPVARQSSCDATIMHSHTDYIHRLKQLQVESQKLIDEGLSPGGNKARQNSWQSPQTSSRVKKSSLSNRSSFSSLSSTTTSPSASSLSSLDSAFSYCSESSAVSPTDVSSLPFMFGTSARLHAVSPNIAKRSPKEWHKSFTSPMPLHLCDLDSFRECEPKAVDSSHFGGERKSFASVSRAAVGSPLTNTDWEKEERQLSCAGASGPGLRSQDCARELEQNPKPSTGSPSSEKFPLISQQQHREKAVKHIEIKSVDDCPPSQESLKRTKITFYMAPNKESCRGSPVEKEEEYSKANTSSSDSPSSISEQRLSKSLQTVTVHIPQTVFYGQNTPLVLQSTSRRHHYEPTILSLQAEHKESPQSASTPTELESKPVEVVQAPAQSKGFNTFSHTIRIILPASIRNTVREYFKHDETKTCPMAEAEAVESELLRSRMEWLRSQPLAEVTTEKCDAVAFAEETFV; this is encoded by the exons aTGAAGCCCATAGTCCAAAGAAGACGATCTACACCTTCTGCCATTACTAAAGCTCTCAGCAAGTCAAGGTACCATTCCAG GGAAACTaccctctcctcttcccattCAGACAATGGGCTACCAAGTTGGATGTTCAGCAGCCCAGGCTCCACTTTCATCCTGGATGAGCGCGTACAGCTAACTGTGGGCTTTCAGACCCAGGAAAGACATTTGATCTTGTTCAGTGACATGCTGATCATTGCCAAGTCCAA GTCTTCTGCCAGCCTGAAGCTGAAAAAGCAGGTACATCTGAGTGAAGTGTGGACCGGCACCTGTCTCAGCGAAGTGACAGAGAAAAAGATGAGTCCTGAGAATTCATTTGTCATCGGCTGGCCTATCATCAACTATGTTGTCACTTTCAG CTCAGCTGACGTGAAGGAACGATGGCTGTCTGCATTACTATG GCATATCAGTGAGATAAAACAGAATGAATATCTGAAGAATCTAACCCTTCAAATCTTTGTGCTGGATGCTGATAACTGTTCTTCT aCCACTGCAGTCAATGTGTCCAATGTGGAAACTGCAGAGAGTGTGCTGAAGAAGACGCTTCTACAGATTGGACTTCAT GGCAGGACAAATGACCATCATCTCTGGGTGATCTCAGGAAAAGATGAGCCCGCTTACCCTCTCATTG GGCACGAGCATCCTTTCAGCATCGCATTAAACTGTCTTCGAGATTCTGTTGACCAGCAACAAGGAACCAACAATAACACCCTGTTGGCTGATGGGTCAGAAGCCTCCTTCCTTGAGCAgcttccaaaagaaaaacagtgtcaGTTTGTCCTGAAACCCAGGCTCCACGTTCCATTGCAGCTGAAGAGAG AGTCACTGCAGAAACACACCAAGAGGAAGAAGTCCTTGATTGACTGGGCCCTGCGCCGTAGCACCAGCACACCCACAGACAGCCCTCCTTCACAGTCACCTACCACCCCACGGAAGCTCTTTGGCCTGTCTCTATCCTCTGTCTGTCCTGATGGGATCCTTCCCAAGCCAATCATG GATATGCTGCTCCTGCTGTACCATGAAGGTCCCTCCACTAGGGGCATTTTCAGACGCTCTGCCAATGCCAAGACTTGCAAGGAACTGAAAGAGAAGCTGAACTCTGGAGATGATGTCCAGGTGGACGGAGAGTCAGTCTTTGTGGCTGCAGCTGTCATCACG gATTTTCTCCGAAATATACCTGACAGTGTTCTATCCTCAGACATGCACGGACTGTGGATGGAAGCTGTGGATACAGAAAATCGGGCACATAAAATTGAAGCTATCAAAAG CCTAGTCAGTCAGCTCCCTGACGCCAACCTCATCTTACTCAGACACCTCTTTGGAGTTCTTCATCACATTGAGCAGAATTCTCGTGTGAATCAGATGAATGCCTTTAACCTGGCTCTTTGTATAGCACCCAATATGCTGTGGCTACCTAGTCCCACTGGGCCTGAGGAGGAGAGCAGGTCTACAAAGAAG GTAGCCATGTTAGTGCAGTTTCTGATTGAAAACTCAGCAGAGATTTTTGGAGGTGACATTGCTTCCTTGTTTCAAAGATCAGACAAAAAGAAGTCCAAAAACTCTGAGGAATCTCTGG GCATAGGCTTGGCTCAGAATGATGATTCCTCTGATGAGCTGGAATTTTCTGCTTGTGACCCAGAAAGACCAAAGCATTGCCTGGTACCTGAAACAGATGCCATTTTTGAACAATCTAGCAGCTTGTTACTCGATGAGGAGCAAGAAGACTGGGACTTGTTCAGTGAGATCACAGCCTGCTACCAAAGCAAAGCCCAGAATAACACCAGTGCAGATAGCTATGACCTCCTAGAAGAGGAGGGCTCCTTCTGCTCCATTGGCTCAATACGCTCGCTCAGCCCAGCCAGGGACCGGTGCTCGTCAGAGCCCAGTGTCTGCCTTAGCTCCCAGCTTCCTGCTCAGAGCCATGAGCCCGTGGCTCGCCAGTCTAGCTGTGATGCGACCATCATGCACAGCCATACAGACTACATCCACAGGCTCAAGCAACTACAGGTGGAGAGCCAGAAGTTGATTGACGAAGGCCTAAGCCCTGGGGGTAATAAGGCCAGGCAGAATTCGTGGCAGTCACCTCAGACCAGCTCTAGGGTGAAGAAATCCAGCCTGTCCAACAGGTCCAGCTTCTCTAGTCTGTCCTCCACCACCACATCCCCATCTGCCTCTTCACTTAGCTCCTTAGACAGTGCTTTCTCCTACTGCTCAGAGTCATCAGCTGTTAGTCCTACAGATGTCTCCTCCCTGCCATTCATGTTTGGCACATCTGCCAGACTTCATGCTGTGTCTCCCAATATTGCCAAGAGGTCCCCAAAAGAGTGGCACAAGTCTTTCACCTCTCCTATGCCTTTACATCTGTGTGACCTGGACAGTTTCCGTGAGTGTGAACCCAAGGCTGTAGACAGCAGCCAttttgggggggagaggaaaagtTTTGCATctgtcagcagagctgcagtgggAAGCCCACTAACCAACACTGACtgggaaaaagaggagagacAGCTGAGTTGTGCAGGGGCCTCTGGTCCAGGGCTCAGAAGCCAGGATTGTGCCAGGGAGCTAGAACAAAATCCCAAGCCCTCAACTGGCAGCCCAAGCAGTGAGAAATTCCCACTGATCAGccaacagcagcacagggagaagGCAGTGAAGCACATTGAAATCAAAAGCGTTGATGACTGCCCTCCAAGTCAGGAAAGCCTGAAGCGCACCAAGATAACTTTTTACATGGCCCCAAATAAAGAAAGCTGTCGGGGGTCTCcagtggaaaaggaagaggagtaTTCCAAGGCAAACACCAGCAGCAGCGACTCACCCAGTAGCATCAGTGAGCAAAGACTGTCTAAGAGCTTGCAGACTGTGACAGTCCATATCCCCCAGACAGTTTTCTATGGGCAGAATACCCCCCTTGTCCTGCAGTCCACCTCCAGGCGACACCACTATGAACCAACAATCCTGTCCTTACAGGCAGAGCACAAAGAGAGTCCCCAAAGTGCCTCCACTCCCACTGAGCTGGAGAGCAAGCCAGTGGAAGTGGTGCAGGCACCAGCCCAGAGTAAGGGCTTCAACACATTCAGCCACACCATCCGTATTATCCTCCCTGCCTCCATTCGAAACACTGTCAGGGAATATTTCAAACACGATGAAACCAAGACCTGTCCTATGGCTGAAGCAGAAGCAGTGGAAAGTGAACTTCTTCGGAGCAGGATGGAGTGGCTCAGGAGCCAGCCACTGGCAGAGGTGACCACAGAGAAGTGTGATGCAGTTGCATTTGCAGAAGAGACGTTTGTCTAG
- the LOC118167198 gene encoding rho GTPase-activating protein 20-like isoform X2 — MAVCITMTTAVNVSNVETAESVLKKTLLQIGLHGRTNDHHLWVISGKDEPAYPLIGHEHPFSIALNCLRDSVDQQQGTNNNTLLADGSEASFLEQLPKEKQCQFVLKPRLHVPLQLKRESLQKHTKRKKSLIDWALRRSTSTPTDSPPSQSPTTPRKLFGLSLSSVCPDGILPKPIMDMLLLLYHEGPSTRGIFRRSANAKTCKELKEKLNSGDDVQVDGESVFVAAAVITDFLRNIPDSVLSSDMHGLWMEAVDTENRAHKIEAIKSLVSQLPDANLILLRHLFGVLHHIEQNSRVNQMNAFNLALCIAPNMLWLPSPTGPEEESRSTKKVAMLVQFLIENSAEIFGGDIASLFQRSDKKKSKNSEESLGIGLAQNDDSSDELEFSACDPERPKHCLVPETDAIFEQSSSLLLDEEQEDWDLFSEITACYQSKAQNNTSADSYDLLEEEGSFCSIGSIRSLSPARDRCSSEPSVCLSSQLPAQSHEPVARQSSCDATIMHSHTDYIHRLKQLQVESQKLIDEGLSPGGNKARQNSWQSPQTSSRVKKSSLSNRSSFSSLSSTTTSPSASSLSSLDSAFSYCSESSAVSPTDVSSLPFMFGTSARLHAVSPNIAKRSPKEWHKSFTSPMPLHLCDLDSFRECEPKAVDSSHFGGERKSFASVSRAAVGSPLTNTDWEKEERQLSCAGASGPGLRSQDCARELEQNPKPSTGSPSSEKFPLISQQQHREKAVKHIEIKSVDDCPPSQESLKRTKITFYMAPNKESCRGSPVEKEEEYSKANTSSSDSPSSISEQRLSKSLQTVTVHIPQTVFYGQNTPLVLQSTSRRHHYEPTILSLQAEHKESPQSASTPTELESKPVEVVQAPAQSKGFNTFSHTIRIILPASIRNTVREYFKHDETKTCPMAEAEAVESELLRSRMEWLRSQPLAEVTTEKCDAVAFAEETFV, encoded by the exons ATGGCTGTCTGCATTACTATG aCCACTGCAGTCAATGTGTCCAATGTGGAAACTGCAGAGAGTGTGCTGAAGAAGACGCTTCTACAGATTGGACTTCAT GGCAGGACAAATGACCATCATCTCTGGGTGATCTCAGGAAAAGATGAGCCCGCTTACCCTCTCATTG GGCACGAGCATCCTTTCAGCATCGCATTAAACTGTCTTCGAGATTCTGTTGACCAGCAACAAGGAACCAACAATAACACCCTGTTGGCTGATGGGTCAGAAGCCTCCTTCCTTGAGCAgcttccaaaagaaaaacagtgtcaGTTTGTCCTGAAACCCAGGCTCCACGTTCCATTGCAGCTGAAGAGAG AGTCACTGCAGAAACACACCAAGAGGAAGAAGTCCTTGATTGACTGGGCCCTGCGCCGTAGCACCAGCACACCCACAGACAGCCCTCCTTCACAGTCACCTACCACCCCACGGAAGCTCTTTGGCCTGTCTCTATCCTCTGTCTGTCCTGATGGGATCCTTCCCAAGCCAATCATG GATATGCTGCTCCTGCTGTACCATGAAGGTCCCTCCACTAGGGGCATTTTCAGACGCTCTGCCAATGCCAAGACTTGCAAGGAACTGAAAGAGAAGCTGAACTCTGGAGATGATGTCCAGGTGGACGGAGAGTCAGTCTTTGTGGCTGCAGCTGTCATCACG gATTTTCTCCGAAATATACCTGACAGTGTTCTATCCTCAGACATGCACGGACTGTGGATGGAAGCTGTGGATACAGAAAATCGGGCACATAAAATTGAAGCTATCAAAAG CCTAGTCAGTCAGCTCCCTGACGCCAACCTCATCTTACTCAGACACCTCTTTGGAGTTCTTCATCACATTGAGCAGAATTCTCGTGTGAATCAGATGAATGCCTTTAACCTGGCTCTTTGTATAGCACCCAATATGCTGTGGCTACCTAGTCCCACTGGGCCTGAGGAGGAGAGCAGGTCTACAAAGAAG GTAGCCATGTTAGTGCAGTTTCTGATTGAAAACTCAGCAGAGATTTTTGGAGGTGACATTGCTTCCTTGTTTCAAAGATCAGACAAAAAGAAGTCCAAAAACTCTGAGGAATCTCTGG GCATAGGCTTGGCTCAGAATGATGATTCCTCTGATGAGCTGGAATTTTCTGCTTGTGACCCAGAAAGACCAAAGCATTGCCTGGTACCTGAAACAGATGCCATTTTTGAACAATCTAGCAGCTTGTTACTCGATGAGGAGCAAGAAGACTGGGACTTGTTCAGTGAGATCACAGCCTGCTACCAAAGCAAAGCCCAGAATAACACCAGTGCAGATAGCTATGACCTCCTAGAAGAGGAGGGCTCCTTCTGCTCCATTGGCTCAATACGCTCGCTCAGCCCAGCCAGGGACCGGTGCTCGTCAGAGCCCAGTGTCTGCCTTAGCTCCCAGCTTCCTGCTCAGAGCCATGAGCCCGTGGCTCGCCAGTCTAGCTGTGATGCGACCATCATGCACAGCCATACAGACTACATCCACAGGCTCAAGCAACTACAGGTGGAGAGCCAGAAGTTGATTGACGAAGGCCTAAGCCCTGGGGGTAATAAGGCCAGGCAGAATTCGTGGCAGTCACCTCAGACCAGCTCTAGGGTGAAGAAATCCAGCCTGTCCAACAGGTCCAGCTTCTCTAGTCTGTCCTCCACCACCACATCCCCATCTGCCTCTTCACTTAGCTCCTTAGACAGTGCTTTCTCCTACTGCTCAGAGTCATCAGCTGTTAGTCCTACAGATGTCTCCTCCCTGCCATTCATGTTTGGCACATCTGCCAGACTTCATGCTGTGTCTCCCAATATTGCCAAGAGGTCCCCAAAAGAGTGGCACAAGTCTTTCACCTCTCCTATGCCTTTACATCTGTGTGACCTGGACAGTTTCCGTGAGTGTGAACCCAAGGCTGTAGACAGCAGCCAttttgggggggagaggaaaagtTTTGCATctgtcagcagagctgcagtgggAAGCCCACTAACCAACACTGACtgggaaaaagaggagagacAGCTGAGTTGTGCAGGGGCCTCTGGTCCAGGGCTCAGAAGCCAGGATTGTGCCAGGGAGCTAGAACAAAATCCCAAGCCCTCAACTGGCAGCCCAAGCAGTGAGAAATTCCCACTGATCAGccaacagcagcacagggagaagGCAGTGAAGCACATTGAAATCAAAAGCGTTGATGACTGCCCTCCAAGTCAGGAAAGCCTGAAGCGCACCAAGATAACTTTTTACATGGCCCCAAATAAAGAAAGCTGTCGGGGGTCTCcagtggaaaaggaagaggagtaTTCCAAGGCAAACACCAGCAGCAGCGACTCACCCAGTAGCATCAGTGAGCAAAGACTGTCTAAGAGCTTGCAGACTGTGACAGTCCATATCCCCCAGACAGTTTTCTATGGGCAGAATACCCCCCTTGTCCTGCAGTCCACCTCCAGGCGACACCACTATGAACCAACAATCCTGTCCTTACAGGCAGAGCACAAAGAGAGTCCCCAAAGTGCCTCCACTCCCACTGAGCTGGAGAGCAAGCCAGTGGAAGTGGTGCAGGCACCAGCCCAGAGTAAGGGCTTCAACACATTCAGCCACACCATCCGTATTATCCTCCCTGCCTCCATTCGAAACACTGTCAGGGAATATTTCAAACACGATGAAACCAAGACCTGTCCTATGGCTGAAGCAGAAGCAGTGGAAAGTGAACTTCTTCGGAGCAGGATGGAGTGGCTCAGGAGCCAGCCACTGGCAGAGGTGACCACAGAGAAGTGTGATGCAGTTGCATTTGCAGAAGAGACGTTTGTCTAG